Genomic window (Pseudomonas hydrolytica):
CCGAATGCCCGGCGCGGGTGATCAATATCGGCTCGGTGGCCGGCATCAGCGCCATGGGCGAGCAGGCCTACGCCTACGGGCCGAGCAAGGCGGCGCTGCACCAGCTGTCGCGCATGCTGGCCAAGGAACTGGTGGGCGAGCACATCAACGTCAACGTGATCGCACCGGGGCGTTTTCCGAGCAAGATGACGCGCTTCATCGCCGAGGACGAAGCAGCGCTGGCCGCCGACACGGCGCTGATTCCGATGAAACGCTGGGGCCGCGAGGACGAGATGGCCGCCCTGGCACTGACCCTGGCCGGCAGCGCCGGGGCCTATATGACCGGCGCCATCATCCCCATCGACGGCGGCTTTCACCTGGGTTGAGGGAGATGCAGTCAGCGTGACGGATTGAGCGCCAGCAGGTCGGCCTCGATGGCCTCCTGGCTCTCGATCAGCGGTTCCACCAGCGGCCGGCTGGCGAGGAAATGCGGCGTGCGCATATGCGCCTCGAAGGCCGCCTCGTCGACGTAGACCTCGTACAGCCAGACCAGGTCCGCGTCGCTGCGGTCGCGCAGCACGTCGAAGGTCAGACAGCCCGGCTCGTCGCGCACCGAGGCGGCGGCGTTGACGCGCATGGCGTCCATGAAGGCATCGCAGGCACCCGGCTTGAGGCGGGTCTTGAGCAGAAGGCCGTACACAGCACACTCCTTTATGTCTTATATTGAAAGACAAATTGTATACAAAATAGGAGTGCACGCACATGCTCGACCGTCCGTCCCGTCTCAACGGCCTGCGCCACCTGGCTCTGCTGGTGCCCAACCTGGAGGAGTGCGAGCGCTTCTACGTGGAGGTGCTGGGCATGCAGGTGCTGCACCGCGCCAACGAGGATCTGGTCTATCTGACCTGCGGCAACGACAACCTCTCCCTCGGCCGCGCCTATGCCGAGAGTCACGGCGTGCCGCTGGTCGATCATTACGGCTTCATCGTCGACAGCGTCGAGGAGCTGGAGGCCTGGTACCACTACCTCCAGGCGCGTGGGGTGACGTTGCTGGATCGCCCCTTCGATCACGGCGACGGGGCGCGCAGCTTCCATCTGCTCGACCCGGCCGGCAACAAGGTGCAGCCGCTGTACCACCCCGCGCTATCGGGACAACGCTTCAGCCAGCGGTAACCAGGAGCAGCGCTGCGCAGGGCGCGCCGCGCGCACCAGGTACACAGGGGACATTCCGCAAAACGGTTGCGGTGGTCAGCCCGATCGCCAACACCGGAGGTTTGGTGCGCACGGCGCACCCTACGTGCGGAACTGCCGCACCAGCTCCTGCAGCTCCCCGCCCAGGCGCGCCAGTTCGGCGCTGGAGGCGGCGGTCTGCTCGGTGGCGGCGGCGCTCTGCTCGCCGATGTCGCGCACGCGGGTCACGCTTTCGTTGATCGCCTCGGCCACCGCGCTCTGCTCCTCGGCGGCGGCGGCGATCTGCTGGTTCATCTGCTCGATGGTGCTCACCGCCTGCGTGATGCGTCCCAGCGCATCGCCCGCCTCGCCCGCCAGCTCGACGGTGCGGCGAGTCAGCTCGCGGCTGCTGTCCATCTGCTGCACGGCGCCCTTGGCCATGCGCTGCAGACCGGCGATCAGGCTCTCGATCTCTTCGGTGCTGTCCTGGGCCCGCTTGGCCAGCGCCCGCACCTCGTCGGCGACCACGGCGAAGCCGCGGCCCTGCTCACCCGCCCGCGCGGCTTCGATGGCGGCGTTGAGCGCCAGCAGGTTGGTCTGCTCGGCGACGTTGCGGATCACTTCCAGGACGCTGCCGATACGCGCGCTCTCCTGGTTCAGCGCAGCGATGGCCTCGGCCGACTGTTCCACCTCGCTGGCCAGGCTGTCGATCTGATCCACTGCCTGCTGCACCACGCGATTGCCCTGCTGCGCCTCCAGATCGGCGTCGCGTGCGGCCAGCGAGGCCTGCTCGGCGTTCTGCGCCACCTCCTGCACGGTGGCGGCCATCTGGTGCATGGCGGTGGCGGTCTGTTCGGTTTCCAGCTTCTGCGTCTGCACACCGGCACTGGTCTGCGCGGTGATGGCCGACAGCTGCTCGGCAGCGGCGGCGATCTGCCCGACGCCGCCACCGATACGGCCGACCAGGTTGCGTAGGCTGAGGGTCATGTCCTGCATGGCGGCAAACAACTGGCCGACCTCGTCGCTGCGCTGCTGGGGAATGTCCTGACTCAGATCGCCACTGGCGATGCGCTGGGCGAAGCTGACGCTCTGGCGCAGCGGCACAACGATCAGGCGGGTGATCAGCAGGGCTGCGCACAGGCCCAGCACCACCGCTGCGGCGCCCATGATGCCGAGCATCACCAAGGCGCGTTGACTGTCGTCGAGCATGCCCTGCTCGGCCGCGGCCTGGGCGGCTTCGGCCAGGTCCACCACGGAACGCGCGCGTTCGATCATGGCGTTTTCCGTCGCCTGGTTCTGCTCACGCAGCTGCTGGTAGTAGAGGAACGAGCGCTGGTACAGGGTCAGCGCCTGCAAGGCGGTGTCGATGGCGCCTTTCTGGTCGTCGTTGAGCCATACCATCAGGCTGCGGGCCACGGTCTGCAGGTCTTCGCTGACGTACTCCCACTCCTCCAGCGCCTCGGCCGAACCGTCGATGATGTACAGGCTTTCATGACCACGCAGGTCGAGCATGCGCTTGCTCAGACCGGAGGCGGTCTCGGCCAGGGTCAGCGGATCGCTGCCACGCAGGCGGTCGCCCTGCAGACGCAGCTCGCGCACGGCGTCGTACATGTCCAGTTCGATCACCTCGAACTGGTCGCGGGTTTCCGCGGCGGCGGCGCGCATGTCGCGGCGCGCCTCGCGCGCCTTGTCCTGCTGCTCGACATAGTTGTCGAACTGCTTGAGGTACTCGGCCACGGCCTGCTGCATGGTCTGATTGCGCGAGCTGGCGCCCGAACCGTTCTGCGCGAGCTGGTCGAGCAGTCCCTGCACCTGAAGCAGGCTGGCCCGCACGCGCTCCGCGCTCTGCGGGGTCTGCTCGATGGCGAAACTGCGTTCCAGGCGGCGGGCCTGGAGAATCTCCTGGTTGACCTGTGCCAGCTGGCCGACCTGGGCGTGCCCCTGCAGCACGGCTTGCACGGCAAGAAAGCCGCTGCCGGTCATGGCTGCGGTGAGCAGCAATACCAGACCGAAGCCGATGAAGAGTTTCTTGCCAACGGCAAGGTTGGCGAACAGACGTGCGGCAGGTTCAAACATAGGGGCAACTCCAGGGTTCTTCTTATAGGACCGCACCTCGTGAGCGCAGCCTGGTCGGAAGGCAACGCAACTGCTGTGCCAAACCGAAACCCAGGTATCGGCAGGAGGGGCACCCTGCTTGAGTACTGGCAATTCGCCAATTCGCTTCTTTGAGCATAGCCGCTGCCGGACGATGACCCGGCCCCGCTCGGCAACTATCCGCTTATTGACGCCGAATTACTGGCGAATTTTCGCCGCCCACAAAAAAGGCGCAGCCCCTCGCGGAGCTGCGCCTCGATCTGCCGCCAGACTCAGCGACCGGCCAGCACCGGCACCACGCGTGGCCGCAGCACCTCGCCGGCGACCGTCAGCAGGCCGATGGCGCCGGCGATCCAGTACCACTGCGCCACCGGATCGAACAGCAGCCAGCCCAGGGCGTGGAGGAACACCACCATGATCAGCACCGGGCTGACGTAACGCACCATGAACAGCCACAGCGCATAACCCAGCGGCGGCAGGTCCAGCTCGTCGCGCATGATCTCGCGATTGAGCACGTAGCCGGCGAGGATCGCCATGCAGATTCCGCCCAGCGGCATCATCCAGCGCGAGGTCAGGTAGTCCAGCCAGTCGAAGACGTTCTTGCCCAGCGGCGTCCAGCCGGCCAGCAGGTTGAACGACAGCATGGCCAGCAGGCTGATGACCAGCAGCACGGCACCGGCCAAGGCAGCGGACTTCAGACGGCTGATACCGTGTTTTTCGTTCAGGTAGGCGACGGTGGCCTCGATCATGGAGATGGCCGAGGTCAGCGCGGCGATCGACACCATGGCGAAGAACAGCACGCCGAAGGCGGTGCCCAGCGGCATCTGCTGGAAGGCCAGCGGCAGGCTCATGAAGATCAGCCCCGGCCCTGCGCCCGGGCTCATGCCATTGGCGAAGATGATCGGGAAGATCGCCAGCCCCGCCAGCAGCGCCACGCAGGTGTCGCAGATCGCCACGAGAAAGGTGGTGCGTGCGATGGACTGGCCGTCGGGGATGTAGGAGCCGTAGGTGAGGATGGCGCCCGAGGCCAGGCTGAGGGTGAAGAAGGCATGGCCCAATGCGGCCAGCAACGCCTCGCCGGTGATCTTCGAGGCATCGAAATGGAACAGGAAGTCGAACCCGGCGTGGAAGCTACCGCTGGTGAAGGCGTAGCCGACCAGCACGATCAGCATCAGCGCCAGCCCCGGCATCATCCAGCGCACGGCGTTCTCGATGCCCTGCTGCACGCCCTTGGCCACGATCCACAGGGTCAGCAGCGCCACCAGCACACTCCAGCCGCCGAGCTGCCAGGGGTTGGCGTTGTGCGCCTCGAACACCCCGCCGAGCGCCTCGACGCTGGTGGCGGCCAGCGAGCCGTCGAGCATCTTCCAGGTGTAGG
Coding sequences:
- a CDS encoding putative quinol monooxygenase codes for the protein MYGLLLKTRLKPGACDAFMDAMRVNAAASVRDEPGCLTFDVLRDRSDADLVWLYEVYVDEAAFEAHMRTPHFLASRPLVEPLIESQEAIEADLLALNPSR
- a CDS encoding methyl-accepting chemotaxis protein, whose amino-acid sequence is MFEPAARLFANLAVGKKLFIGFGLVLLLTAAMTGSGFLAVQAVLQGHAQVGQLAQVNQEILQARRLERSFAIEQTPQSAERVRASLLQVQGLLDQLAQNGSGASSRNQTMQQAVAEYLKQFDNYVEQQDKAREARRDMRAAAAETRDQFEVIELDMYDAVRELRLQGDRLRGSDPLTLAETASGLSKRMLDLRGHESLYIIDGSAEALEEWEYVSEDLQTVARSLMVWLNDDQKGAIDTALQALTLYQRSFLYYQQLREQNQATENAMIERARSVVDLAEAAQAAAEQGMLDDSQRALVMLGIMGAAAVVLGLCAALLITRLIVVPLRQSVSFAQRIASGDLSQDIPQQRSDEVGQLFAAMQDMTLSLRNLVGRIGGGVGQIAAAAEQLSAITAQTSAGVQTQKLETEQTATAMHQMAATVQEVAQNAEQASLAARDADLEAQQGNRVVQQAVDQIDSLASEVEQSAEAIAALNQESARIGSVLEVIRNVAEQTNLLALNAAIEAARAGEQGRGFAVVADEVRALAKRAQDSTEEIESLIAGLQRMAKGAVQQMDSSRELTRRTVELAGEAGDALGRITQAVSTIEQMNQQIAAAAEEQSAVAEAINESVTRVRDIGEQSAAATEQTAASSAELARLGGELQELVRQFRT
- a CDS encoding VOC family protein, encoding MLDRPSRLNGLRHLALLVPNLEECERFYVEVLGMQVLHRANEDLVYLTCGNDNLSLGRAYAESHGVPLVDHYGFIVDSVEELEAWYHYLQARGVTLLDRPFDHGDGARSFHLLDPAGNKVQPLYHPALSGQRFSQR
- a CDS encoding sodium-dependent transporter, producing MTREKPKNLWLSRWGFILAATGSAVGLGNIWKFPYITGEYGGGAFVLMYLACILAIGIPVMMTEIAIGRRGRGSPIDAIGRVVRENQGNPLWKAVGGMAMLAGFMILCFYVVVAGWAFAYTWKMLDGSLAATSVEALGGVFEAHNANPWQLGGWSVLVALLTLWIVAKGVQQGIENAVRWMMPGLALMLIVLVGYAFTSGSFHAGFDFLFHFDASKITGEALLAALGHAFFTLSLASGAILTYGSYIPDGQSIARTTFLVAICDTCVALLAGLAIFPIIFANGMSPGAGPGLIFMSLPLAFQQMPLGTAFGVLFFAMVSIAALTSAISMIEATVAYLNEKHGISRLKSAALAGAVLLVISLLAMLSFNLLAGWTPLGKNVFDWLDYLTSRWMMPLGGICMAILAGYVLNREIMRDELDLPPLGYALWLFMVRYVSPVLIMVVFLHALGWLLFDPVAQWYWIAGAIGLLTVAGEVLRPRVVPVLAGR